A segment of the Candidatus Poribacteria bacterium genome:
GGGCAGGCATGGCATCAGGACGAAATCTATATTCCGACTCGCGATCGCTCCTTGATTGGCGCGTGGATAGCAATGGACGACGCAACTATAAAAAATGGATGTTTATGGGTTCTCCCAGGCTCGCATCGCCGCGGATACCTCTATCCGCAGAGATCGCACGAGAACCCAGATGAGTTCGATTTTACGCCAGAGAGCTACGGTTTTGATGGTACCGGTGAGGTGCCTGTTGAAGTTACGACCGGCACATTAGTGTTTTTTAACGGTTACCTTCTACATCGGTCTCGTAAAAATCGTGGCGATACATATCGACGGGTTTTGGTGAACCATTACTGTAATGCTTGGTCGTTGCTGCCCTGGACGGTTAAGGAAGGGGAGCGTGCCGCAAGTGCTGACCGACGATGTATCGTCCCGGTCTCCGGGGTCGATCCCTATGCGTGGAAAGGCTATGATCCGCCGCCTCAGAACGTCCACCTGCGGACCTGTAAAGCCGTTGAAGAGTTGGAGGCATTAGATGCAAGTTAAATCTCTTGACGCAACGCCGAAGTCTAAACTTACAAATCTCAGGCAAACGTTGGAAACTATGATGCAACGGATTGAGACAGGCGAGGATATAATGGAACAGTTGGAAGGAATTGATGCACTGTCGCAAGAACTTGCACCGACAGCTCCTAAAATGCTTCTACACTATCTTGAACGGAAAAGTTATACCAAGGCATTAGAATTTCTCAGAGCCTTATAGCAGAACCGCGAACCGCGAACCGCAGACCGCAAAAAGCAAACAGCGAATAGCGAATAGCGAATAGCGATACATGGAGATTAAGGATGGAAAGAGAAGATGGGCGACAATCAAATGAAATGCGTCCCGTCACAATCAAACGACACTATATCAAACATGCTGAAGGTTCAGTCCTCGTCGCAACAGGGGACACCCATATTATCTGTACCGCCTCTGTTATAGACCAGCAGCCCCGTTTCATGCGTGCGCAACGTATCAGGAATAAGGGCTGGGTAACGGCAGAATACTCAATGTTGCCCCGTTCCACCTCTGAGCGAATGCAACGGGAAGTCACCCGTGGGAGCATCGGTGGAAGAACGCAAGAAATTCAACGCCTTATCGGTCGTTCCTTACGCGCTGCTGTCGACTTATATGCTTTAGAAGAGCGAACAATCTGGGTAGATTGTGATGTGATTCAAGCCGATGGAGGGACACGCACAGCCGCTATTACTGGGGCTTTTATCGCTTTATGGGATGCCTGCCGTGGACTTGTTGACAGTGAAAAAATCAAAAACTTTCCGATCGCAGATAACGTTGCCGCGACCAGTGTAGGGTTGATTAAAGGCACACCGATGTTGGATCTCTGTTATACTGAAGATTCAACTGCCGATGTTGATATGAACATCGTTATGACCGGAAGCGGGAAGTTCATAGAAATACAGGGCACTGCGGAAGAGACCCCGTTTTCGCGTGAGGATTACGACCAGATGTTGGATCTCGCTGTCAACGGTATCCAAGAGCTCATTCGATTACAGAATCGTATGATGCTGGAGGGTTTAGATGAAGCTTGTATTGGCAACCCGTAATCAAGGCAAAGTCCGAGAACTTGCGGAAATGCTTCGTAATTCGCGAACCGCGAACCGCGAACCGCGAACCGCGAATAGCAAAGAAAAGAGGCGTTCGGTAACGCTTGCGTCTTCGCGGACTGCGAATCGCGAATCTCGAACAGCCAACAATCGTTCTATTGAAGTTATATCCTTAAAGTCCTATTCTGACGCTCCAGAGGTCGTTGAGGACGGGGCAACATACGCTGAAAATGCTATTAAGAAAGCATCTGTAATTGCCCAATATACTGGGCAGCTTACACTTGCTGACGATGCAGGATTGGAAGTAAACGCCCTTAATGGCGCACCCGGTGTTAACTCCAAACGTTGGGTCGGTGAAGACGCGACTGATGCAAAACGGATTGCGAGCCTCCTTGAAGCCTTGGAAGGTGTTACAGATCGGCGTGCCCGTTTTGTCGCCGCAATCGCAGTCGTGTGTCCGGATACTGATCCTGAAGTCGTTATCGGTGTTTGCAAAGGGCGAATCACCTATATCCCTGCTGGCGAGAGTGGGTTCGGATATGATCCGATATTTGTACCCGATGGCTACGAACAGACCTTCGCAGAATTGGGAGAAAACATAAAAAACCAAATTAGTCACAGAGCCAAGGCATTGCAACAGGCACTTGCCTTGATTCGCTAATCGCGGTTCGCGGTCCGCGGATGGCGAAGAAACGAGGAGAAAATGGCGGCACTTAACGATTTACGTAACGGATTGGTTATCCGACTTAACGATACGATTTATACTATAGTTGATTGTCAACATGTCAAACCAGGGAAAGGCAGTGCCTTTGCTCGCACAAAAATCAAGCGCGTTAGCGATGGGGCTGTTTTGGATCGGACCTTCCGTTCCAATGAAAACGTTGAGACCGTGCGGGTCATGGATCACCGGATGCAATATATGTATAGGGATGGCGATAGTTTGTGGTTTATGGACAACGAAACCTTCGAGCAACATTCGCTGCTTGTAGAATTTGTTGGTGATAACTTAAAGTTCCTAAAGGAAGGCGAGACGGTCACTATCAAAATGGAAGGGGTAACCCCGCTTGCCCTTGAACTCCCTAACTTCGTTGAACTTCAAATCGTTGAGACGGATCCAGGGTTACGAGGTGATACGGTGAGCGGTGGTTCAAAACGTGCTACGCTTGAGACGGGCGCGGTTGTTAACGTCCCACTGTTTGTTCAAAACGAAACGCGCATCAAAGTTGACACGCGTACTGGAAAATATGTAGAAAGGATTTAATAGCCATTGGTTTTTGGCTTTCGGCTTTCGGAGACTGAGGACAGTTTGTAACAAGCTTCACTTGCTTGGTGTATTCCAAGACCCGAAAATTGTTACAGAATGCCTCTTAACCGACTGCTGACTGCTGACTGCTGATAGCCAATAAACAAATGCGTCAAAATAAAGCTAAGGACAGATCCCAATCTCCGGAACAAGACTTCAGCAGCGTGCTGGAACTCGTTGAACAGCTGGCAGCGATTCTTGAGCGCACTGACCTTACGGAAGTCCGCATCCGTGAAAATGAACTGGAAGTCCAAGTTTCCAAGCACCCCGGGAGTCCACCTAAGTATGAAAATCTGCCGTTACAACCGGTAGAGACGAGCATCGCAGTGAGTCCACAAAGCCTACCTGTTGAGGATATGGATATTGAAGATGGCGAGCAGGTCGAAAATAACTTCATCAATGCGCCGATGCCTTCGCGTTTTTACCGCGCCCCTGGACCTGATGAACCTCCCTTTGTTGAGGCGGGGGATGTCGTCAGTCTTGGTGAACCTGTAGCCGTGCTTGAGGTTATGAAAACATATAATCCAGTGGAAGCACCTTTTAGCTGCGAGATTTTGGAAATCCTCGTCGAAGACGGTGACGCAGTTGAGTATAACCAACCCCTCTTCCGAGTGAGGCAGCAATAGATTCTTTTACTTTTCATAATTCAAATCCAGTTGACTTAGGCGAAAACCACCGTGAAATGAAGTGGAACGGTGACCAGATTTAATAGTTTAAAAAATGATAAAAAAAATATTAGTAGCAAATCGCGGTGAAATCGCTGTCCGTATTATTCGCGCATGTAAAGACATGGGAATTAAGACGGTCGCTATTTTCTCTACTGCTGATGAGGAGGCACTCCACGTTAAATACGCTGACGAGGCATATTGCATCGGACCGCCCCCATCAGCAGAAAGTTATCTCAAGTATGCCAATATTATTTCTGTCGCGGATTTTGCGAACGTCAATGCTATTCACCCAGGAGTGGGTTTTCTTGCTGAGGACGCACAGTTCGCCGAGATTTGCGAGGCACACGAAATACGATTCATCGGTCCTTCTATTGAGGATATTCGGACAATGGGGGACAAGGTAAAGGCATTGGAAACAGCAGCGAAAGCTGGTCTGAAATTGATTCCCGGCAGCCAAAGTGGTAGACGCAGAAACAATAAAAAAGGGACAGTCGATACTGCTGAGGAGGCGGCGCAACTCGCCGAGAAAATCGGTTATCCCGTCGGGATTAAAGCCGTCGCTGGCGGTGGAGGTCGCGGCATTCGGATTGCTGAGAACCGTCCAAGTTTGATGAACCTCTTTCGCACCGCGAAGGCTGAAGGTGAGGCTGCTTTTGGCAATGGCGATGTCTATATCGAGAAATGGATTGAAGAGGCACGGCATATTGAAGTCCAGATCTTAGGCGATATGCACGGGAATGTCGTTCACTTGGGTGAGCGTGAGTGTTCTATCCAGCGGAAGCAGCAGAAACTGCTTGAAGAAGCACCCGCCGCTTCTATTCCATCTAAACTTCGATCTGACATCTGTAAAGCCGCCGCAAAAGCCGCAAGATCCATCGGTTATTCAAACGCAGGGACTATTGAATTTGTTGTTGATAAAGATAACAATTTCTATTTCCTTGAAATGAACACGCGTATTCAGGTTGAGCATACGATCACTGAGAGTATTACCGGTATTGATCTCATTAAAGAACAAATCCGACTCGCAATGGGTGAGGAACTCGGATACAGCCAATCTGATGTTGAGATACACGGACACGCTATTGAGTGCCGGATTAATGCCGAAGACCCAGCGAATCAGTTTATGCCTTCGCCAGGGCTGGTCACCACCTACCACCCGCCAGGGGGCATAGGTGTTCGAGTCGATGGATACCTCTACACAGGGTATACCGTGCCACCTCACTACGATTCACTTGTCGCGAAACTTATCGCAAGCGGTAGAGACCGGGAAGAGGCAATTGCGCGATTAGATCGGGCGTTGTCCGAATTCAGAATTGAGGGCATAAAAACCACAATTCCGCTCTATCAGCAAATTCTCAACGACGAACGCTTCCGCAACCGGGCTATCTTTACAAATTTTCTTGAAACGTAGGGAAAGTTATGAAATGTACCGCTGTTCGCTGTTTGCTATTCGCTGTTTGCTGTTCGCTGTTCATTGTGCTAACATCTATGTCTGTAGCGGCGGTTACCTATGTTGATGTCACCGATGAATCTGGCATCCATTTTCGGCATTCAAGTGGTACTCGATCAAGCCTACTACCTGAAGACATGGGATCCGGTGCCGGATTCGCCGATATAGATAACGATGGGGATATAGACCTCTACGTTGTGAACCTCCCTGGACCTTTTAAACGAGATCGGAATCCTGTTAATTCCGGGACTGCTAATGTTCTCTATCGGAACAATGGGGACGGCACGTTTACGGACATTACTAAGACCGCAGGGGTTGGACATCGAGGCTACGGTATGGGATGCGTTTTTGCGGATTATGATGGCGACGGCAATATCGATCTATACATCACCAATTATGGGGCGAATGTGCTTTATCGCAACAACGGCGATGGCACTTTCCGGGATGTGACGGGAACTGCTGGGGTCGGTTGTGAATTGTGGAGCACAGGGGCTGCCTTCGCTGATGTGGACGGCGACAACGATTTGGACCTCTATGTTTGCAACTACGTCACCTACGACTTAGAAGCGTTAGAGCAGATGAAGGAGGAATCCTTACAATCTGGCAAACCCGTACCGAGTGCCCTCAATCCGCACGTCTTTGAACCGCAGGATAATGTCTTTTATCGCAACAATGGGGACGGCACCTTTACGGATGTAACGGCTGAAGCGGGTATCGCTGCACCGGGGGGCAGAAGTATGCAAGCCATCTTCAGCGACTTTGATGCAGACAACGACCTTGATTTGTACGTCGCAAATGATACCTCTGTCAACTATACCTATCGTAATGAC
Coding sequences within it:
- a CDS encoding phytanoyl-CoA dioxygenase family protein; protein product: MDFEPSAPIEVPKIVSDEQIQSFIDNGYLVVPDLLSLDEIEELRQDTMTLAKGGYPCESLKPLPDNISNDEAISRILCIHQPHFVSPVIERYVKHPKVCGILSQITAAHLPYWDGSVKCMQSMLFVKPPNFQGQAWHQDEIYIPTRDRSLIGAWIAMDDATIKNGCLWVLPGSHRRGYLYPQRSHENPDEFDFTPESYGFDGTGEVPVEVTTGTLVFFNGYLLHRSRKNRGDTYRRVLVNHYCNAWSLLPWTVKEGERAASADRRCIVPVSGVDPYAWKGYDPPPQNVHLRTCKAVEELEALDAS
- the rph gene encoding ribonuclease PH, producing MEREDGRQSNEMRPVTIKRHYIKHAEGSVLVATGDTHIICTASVIDQQPRFMRAQRIRNKGWVTAEYSMLPRSTSERMQREVTRGSIGGRTQEIQRLIGRSLRAAVDLYALEERTIWVDCDVIQADGGTRTAAITGAFIALWDACRGLVDSEKIKNFPIADNVAATSVGLIKGTPMLDLCYTEDSTADVDMNIVMTGSGKFIEIQGTAEETPFSREDYDQMLDLAVNGIQELIRLQNRMMLEGLDEACIGNP
- the rdgB gene encoding RdgB/HAM1 family non-canonical purine NTP pyrophosphatase; the encoded protein is MKLVLATRNQGKVRELAEMLRNSRTANREPRTANSKEKRRSVTLASSRTANRESRTANNRSIEVISLKSYSDAPEVVEDGATYAENAIKKASVIAQYTGQLTLADDAGLEVNALNGAPGVNSKRWVGEDATDAKRIASLLEALEGVTDRRARFVAAIAVVCPDTDPEVVIGVCKGRITYIPAGESGFGYDPIFVPDGYEQTFAELGENIKNQISHRAKALQQALALIR
- the efp gene encoding elongation factor P, with product MAALNDLRNGLVIRLNDTIYTIVDCQHVKPGKGSAFARTKIKRVSDGAVLDRTFRSNENVETVRVMDHRMQYMYRDGDSLWFMDNETFEQHSLLVEFVGDNLKFLKEGETVTIKMEGVTPLALELPNFVELQIVETDPGLRGDTVSGGSKRATLETGAVVNVPLFVQNETRIKVDTRTGKYVERI
- a CDS encoding acetyl-CoA carboxylase, biotin carboxyl carrier protein; amino-acid sequence: MRQNKAKDRSQSPEQDFSSVLELVEQLAAILERTDLTEVRIRENELEVQVSKHPGSPPKYENLPLQPVETSIAVSPQSLPVEDMDIEDGEQVENNFINAPMPSRFYRAPGPDEPPFVEAGDVVSLGEPVAVLEVMKTYNPVEAPFSCEILEILVEDGDAVEYNQPLFRVRQQ
- the accC gene encoding acetyl-CoA carboxylase biotin carboxylase subunit, encoding MIKKILVANRGEIAVRIIRACKDMGIKTVAIFSTADEEALHVKYADEAYCIGPPPSAESYLKYANIISVADFANVNAIHPGVGFLAEDAQFAEICEAHEIRFIGPSIEDIRTMGDKVKALETAAKAGLKLIPGSQSGRRRNNKKGTVDTAEEAAQLAEKIGYPVGIKAVAGGGGRGIRIAENRPSLMNLFRTAKAEGEAAFGNGDVYIEKWIEEARHIEVQILGDMHGNVVHLGERECSIQRKQQKLLEEAPAASIPSKLRSDICKAAAKAARSIGYSNAGTIEFVVDKDNNFYFLEMNTRIQVEHTITESITGIDLIKEQIRLAMGEELGYSQSDVEIHGHAIECRINAEDPANQFMPSPGLVTTYHPPGGIGVRVDGYLYTGYTVPPHYDSLVAKLIASGRDREEAIARLDRALSEFRIEGIKTTIPLYQQILNDERFRNRAIFTNFLET
- a CDS encoding CRTAC1 family protein; the encoded protein is MKCTAVRCLLFAVCCSLFIVLTSMSVAAVTYVDVTDESGIHFRHSSGTRSSLLPEDMGSGAGFADIDNDGDIDLYVVNLPGPFKRDRNPVNSGTANVLYRNNGDGTFTDITKTAGVGHRGYGMGCVFADYDGDGNIDLYITNYGANVLYRNNGDGTFRDVTGTAGVGCELWSTGAAFADVDGDNDLDLYVCNYVTYDLEALEQMKEESLQSGKPVPSALNPHVFEPQDNVFYRNNGDGTFTDVTAEAGIAAPGGRSMQAIFSDFDADNDLDLYVANDTSVNYTYRNDGRGVFTDVSAESWAADFRGSMGLAAGDYDGDGDIDLFMSHWVDEENALYRNLLKEDAVAEHIRFVDESYTAMLAEASIKEIGWGTALFDYDNDGDLDIFVTNGSTFQELKRPQVLIPQRDALFRNEGDGTFTDVSGITGIAVLPIRVGRGATFGDYDSDGDVDIFIVNNHAAPTLLRNDGGNRNNWLHIELIGTNANRNAVGTKIQVKTTDRTQIREVYAGDSYMSFNSFITEFGVGSATQVERVQVIWSNGDTQTLHNVPTNQRLRIMQK